One window of the Pseudochaenichthys georgianus chromosome 21, fPseGeo1.2, whole genome shotgun sequence genome contains the following:
- the nfe2l2a gene encoding nuclear factor erythroid 2-related factor 2a gives MLEMDVMHSGQQDMELIDILWNQDIDLGARREVFDYNHRQKEHELRRQRELEEEKRQHLVREQQKALLAQLQLDEETGEYIPCPPPSAPLQSAVTPLEVTQNASYTEESGDAMSFDECLQLLAETFPVEETENTPVCLDTTAVSAPIMPPEQPVLPPATLSPAPLPPPPPPPPPPQRVTPDLEQAWMELLSLPELQQCLSMQMEDTLETTTYPLPNIPEVQDPNYSFYPMTNLPDKTNSLNVCPAEFMNTFDGSVHNLAPAENLGQIRANAPQLNANLTAESFCEIYYPNTILEESSGQHGLKENESNAMPDIPNKPFFTPLDPYSLSPGDAFDRGKHNLMVELPDSDSGISSNTSPNASSPGKSVYGNDSYGYSDSDMDEMDDNPGSAESDYSEMFSLNFQPDDHQMAISVSAPLGQTQQEKNPKQHRTDPAEDGGHNSAPFAKDKQKKRSEVRLSRDEQRAKALKIPFTVSMIINLPVDDFNELMSKHELNEAQLALVRDIRRRGKNKVAAQNCRKRKMENIVGLESNLDSLKDEKELLLSEKSENITNMKEMKQQLNSLYLEVFSMLRDEKGNSYSPSEYSLQQSTDGSVFLVPRIKKTFIKTEDNLFSPL, from the exons ATGCTGGAAATGGATGTGATGCATTCCGGTCAACAG GACATGGAGCTGATCGACATACTGTGGAACCAGGACATTGATCTCGGAGCCAGGCGTGAGGTGTTTGACTACAATCACCGTCAGAAAGAACATGAGCTGCGGAGGCAACGGGAGCTGGAAGAAGAGAAGAGGCAGCATCTGGTGCGGGAGCAGCAGAAGGCCCTGCTGGCACAGCTTCAGCTCGACGAGGAAACGGGAGAGTACATCCCCTGCCCGCCACCCAGCGCCCCGCTGCAGTCGGCTGTCACACCTCTAGAGGTTACACAG AATGCCAGCTACACAGAAGAGAGCGGTGATGCCATGTCATTCGATGAATGTTTGCAGCTACTGGCAGAGACATTTCCTGTAGAGGAAACTGAG AACACCCCAGTTTGCCTGGACACAACTGCTGTCTCAGCCCCCATAATGCCCCCCGAGCAGCCGGTTCTGCCTCCGGCCACCCTCTCCCCTGCTCCactaccaccaccaccaccaccaccaccaccaccacagaGGGTCACCCCAGATTTGGAGCAGGCCTGGATGGAGCTTTTGTCCCTCCCTGAGCTGCAG CAATGCCTGAGCATGCAGATGGAGGACACACTTGAGACCACAACTTATCCACTTCCAAACATCCCTGAAGTTCAGGATCCAAACTACAGTTTTTACCCCATGACCAATCTCCCAGACAAAACCAATAGTTTAAATGTCTGCCCTGCTGAGTTTATGAATACATTTGATGGCTCTGTTCACAATTTGGCCCCAGCAGAGAATCTCGGCCAGATAAGGGCAAACGCTCCTCAGTTAAATGCTAATTTAACTGCTGAAAGTTTCTGTGAGATATACTACCCCAATACCATTCTGGAAGAGAGCAGTGGTCAACATGGCCTCAAAGAAAATGAAAGTAATGCCATGCCTGATATCCCAAACAAGCCTTTCTTCACCCCATTGGACCCTTACAGCCTTTCACCAGGAGATGCGTTTGACAGAGGTAAACACAATCTAATGGTAGAACTGCCAGACTCGGATTCAGGAATCTCTTCAAACACCAGCCCCAATGCTAGTTCCCCTGGGAAGTCTGTGTATGGCAATGACTCCTATGGTTACAGCGATTCAGACATGGATGAGATGGATGACAATCCTGGAAGTGCAGAATCTGACTACTCAGAGATGTTCTCACTCAATTTCCAACCTGATGATCACCAGATGGCAATTTCTGTGTCCGCACCGCTAGGGCAAACACAACAGGAGAAGAATCCCAAACAACACAGGACGGACCCAGCAGAGGACGGCGGGCATAACAGCGCCCCCTTCGCCAAAGACAAGCAGAAGAAACGCTCGGAAGTACGTCTCTCTAGAGACGAGCAGAGGGCCAAGGCCCTCAAAATCCCTTTCACGGTTAGCATGATTATCAATCTGCCTGTTGATGATTTCAACGAGCTGATGTCAAAGCACGAACTGAATGAGGCCCAGCTGGCCCTGGTCCGAGACATACGCCGCCGCGGCAAAAACAAGGTCGCTGCCCAGAACTGCCGCAAACGCAAGATGGAGAACATAGTGGGTCTGGAGAGCAACCTGGACTCACTGAAGGACGAGAAGGAGCTTCTGCTGAGTGAGAAGAGCGAGAACATCACAAACATGAAGGAGATGAAGCAGCAACTCAACAGCTTGTACCTGGAGGTCTTCAGCATGTTGAGAGATGAGAAGGGGAACTCTTACTCTCCCTCCGAATACTCCCTCCAGCAGTCCACTGACGGCAGCGTCTTCCTCGTTCCTCGCATCAAAAAGACTTTCATCAAGACTGAAGACAACCTCTTCTCTCCTTTGTAA